The following proteins come from a genomic window of Pyxidicoccus sp. MSG2:
- a CDS encoding alkaline phosphatase family protein, producing the protein MIRALLLMTALAALPASARAPRLTLFITVDALGSDVLLRNRPRLQGGLGQLLNAGAFYPYARYGYAECRTAPGHTTLSTGANPWRHGIVDNRWVDRATGKPVNSFVDPAHPVLEVPLAPEQDASPANLMVETLADRLRVATQERGKAVAVSLKSRAAIALAGRLGQAWWFDDGVGKFVTGTWYTKEFPAWVKELNARKLPESFFGKKWELSRPRTEYVGEDDRPYEVNAYGLGRTFPHPLDGGLPSPGLTFYRAFGVSPDAHDVLVEAAKAAIVGEGLGKDEVPDLLAVSVSGTDLVFHEFGPYSWEMQDSVLRLDKALGDLIAAAERAAGGRANLVIALAADHGGAAPPEQWAAQGLPAQRINPTTLAQALTQELRKQFGGDVTATIEELDVYLSGKSLEGGKTDGAAVRRAAATWLAKQPAVVAAVARDDLFTAPDVGGHLAPLRKGYYPERGGDVLYMLKPFTLLYADPEGTSHGTPYAYDSQVPVVFAGKGIKPGVYMEEMDPIDVAPTLAALMEMGMPASAEGKPRAEVLTGK; encoded by the coding sequence ATGATTCGAGCACTCCTGTTGATGACGGCCCTGGCCGCCCTGCCCGCCTCGGCCCGTGCGCCGCGGCTCACGCTGTTCATCACCGTGGATGCGCTCGGTAGCGACGTGCTGCTGCGCAACCGGCCCCGGCTCCAGGGAGGCCTGGGACAGCTGCTCAACGCGGGTGCCTTCTACCCGTACGCGCGCTACGGCTACGCGGAGTGCCGCACCGCGCCGGGCCACACCACCCTCTCCACGGGCGCCAACCCATGGCGTCACGGCATCGTCGACAACCGCTGGGTGGATCGCGCCACGGGCAAGCCGGTGAACTCCTTCGTGGACCCGGCGCACCCGGTGCTGGAGGTGCCGCTGGCGCCGGAGCAGGACGCCAGCCCGGCGAACCTCATGGTGGAGACGCTGGCGGACAGGCTCCGGGTGGCGACGCAGGAGCGCGGCAAGGCGGTGGCGGTGTCGCTCAAGTCCCGCGCGGCCATCGCCCTGGCCGGGCGCCTGGGCCAGGCGTGGTGGTTCGACGACGGCGTGGGAAAGTTCGTCACGGGCACCTGGTACACGAAGGAGTTCCCCGCGTGGGTGAAGGAGCTGAACGCGCGGAAGCTGCCGGAGTCCTTCTTCGGGAAGAAGTGGGAGCTGTCGCGTCCGCGCACGGAGTACGTGGGCGAGGACGACCGCCCCTACGAGGTGAATGCGTACGGCCTGGGCCGCACCTTCCCGCACCCGCTCGACGGGGGGCTCCCGTCGCCGGGGTTGACGTTCTACCGGGCGTTCGGCGTGTCTCCCGACGCCCATGACGTGCTGGTGGAGGCGGCGAAGGCGGCGATTGTCGGCGAGGGGCTGGGCAAGGACGAAGTGCCGGACCTGCTCGCGGTGAGCGTCAGCGGGACGGACCTGGTGTTCCACGAGTTCGGTCCGTACTCGTGGGAGATGCAGGACTCGGTGCTGCGGCTGGACAAGGCGCTGGGAGACCTCATCGCCGCGGCCGAGCGCGCGGCGGGAGGCCGGGCCAACCTGGTCATCGCGCTGGCGGCGGACCATGGCGGCGCGGCGCCGCCGGAGCAGTGGGCGGCGCAGGGGCTGCCGGCGCAGCGAATCAACCCGACGACGCTGGCCCAGGCGCTGACGCAGGAGCTGCGCAAGCAGTTCGGCGGCGACGTGACGGCCACGATCGAGGAACTGGACGTGTACCTCTCCGGCAAGTCGCTGGAGGGAGGCAAGACGGACGGCGCGGCGGTGCGGCGCGCGGCGGCGACGTGGCTGGCGAAGCAGCCGGCGGTGGTGGCGGCGGTGGCACGGGACGACCTGTTCACCGCGCCGGACGTGGGGGGCCATCTCGCGCCGCTGCGCAAGGGCTACTACCCGGAGCGCGGCGGGGACGTGCTGTACATGCTCAAGCCCTTCACCCTGCTCTATGCGGACCCGGAGGGGACGAGCCACGGCACGCCGTACGCGTACGACTCGCAGGTGCCCGTGGTGTTCGCGGGCAAGGGCATCAAGCCGGGCGTGTACATGGAAGAGATGGACCCCATCGACGTGGCGCCCACGCTGGCGGCGCTGATGGAGATGGGCATGCCCGCGTCGGCGGAAGGCAAGCCGCGCGCCGAAGTGCTCACCGGCAAGTGA